The following proteins come from a genomic window of Lolium rigidum isolate FL_2022 chromosome 5, APGP_CSIRO_Lrig_0.1, whole genome shotgun sequence:
- the LOC124655590 gene encoding uncharacterized protein LOC124655590: MRSLTESLKAVDLGSSEEESDASEEEEDSVTSDTDMEEEETPPAYAYPDDGECPPFVLIHQEAYFAQRHNATTATVTVTAVGSKLEGSTITVTFCPAAPPLVSYLCFHATGIDQTKFACNPQIIATETNGGLVLLRVIVGRPSSAVLTINGEYFIYDARAAKLDHLPHPGQQHEFNDYTVAIVRKCNKHCQRTTTTTTSRHHDSAGFSLRPCHLAPHGHGHGHDHDQGPARQEHHHDCTYVIAAQPRHFGCPRTSHICMYHSDTNTWSKKPVVLLKSHPRNQTSKTLAIGGHKGTVAWVDLWQSIIFCNVLDKEPELSCLKLPNKPIMPKKAVGFGNPTCIRDIAVVGNFIKFVDMYAHFDGSSKTPSHWKAATWSIRTGSFSSEDWTRDHRINSTQIPPQPLLLHKLKVDAGIKAADPTFSTLHVGLPRLSLQDDDIVYFLAKIDYRRHAAWVLALDMGNMLVKEVVPFDANRTLGLARWYDASRISAYLKPALDPNRILKRQGTLLLKSPSKKHTGDDAMLINL, encoded by the exons ATGAGGAGCTTGACGGAGAGCTTGAAGGCAGTCGATCTGGGATCAAGTGAGGAGGAATCCGACGcaagcgaggaggaagaggactcggtgACCAGCGACaccgacatggaggaggaggagactccTCCTGCCTATGCCTACCCCGACGATGGTGAGTGCCCACCCTTCGTCCTCATCCATCAAGAAGCCTACTTTGCCCAACGGCAcaacgccaccaccgccaccgtcaccgtcacagCAGTCGGTTCCAAACTCGAGGGCAGCACCATCACGGTCACCTTCTGCCCCGCCGCCCCGCCACTCGTCTCTTACTTGTGCTTCCACGCCACCGGCATCGACCAAACCAAGTTCGCCTGCAATCCCCAAATCATCGCCACAGAGACCAATGGCGGCCTCGTCCTTCTAAGAGTCATCGTCGGCCGTCCATCCTCCGCCGTGTTGACCATCAACGGAGAATACTTCATCTACGACGCCCGCGCAGCAAAGCTCGACCACCTCCCCCACCCTGGCCAGCAACACGAATTCAACGACTACACAGTTGCCATCGTGCGCAAGTGCAACAAACACTGCCAACgcacgaccaccaccaccaccagccgccATCACGACAGCGCTGGCTTCTCCCTCCGCCCCTGCCACCTCGCCccccatggccatggccatggccatgacCATGACCAGGGACCAGCCCGCCAGGAGCACCACCATGACTGCACCTACGTCATCGCTGCACAACCTCGTCATTTCGGATGTCCGAGAACTTCTCACATCTGCATGTACCACTCTGATACCAACACCTGGAGCAAGAAGCCCGTGGTGCTGCTCAAATCACATCCGCGAAACCAAACATCCAAGACACTCGCCATCGGAGGACACAAGGGCACCGTGGCCTGGGTCGATCTATGGCAAAGCATCATCTTCTGCAATGTCCTCGACAAAGAACCCGAGCTCAGTTGCCTCAAGCTTCCCAACAAGCCCATCATGCCCAAAAAGGCTGTGGGGTTTGGCAATCCAACTTGTATTCGTGACATTGCCGTCGTTGGTAACTTCATCAAGTTTGTCGACATGTATGCCCACTTCGACGGCTCCTCTAAAACACCCTCTCATTGGAAGGCCGCTACGTGGAGCATCAGGACAGGTAGCTTCTCCTCTGAGGACTGGACCAGGGATCACCGCATTAATTCCACCCAGATACCCCCTCAACCATTGTTGCTGCACAAGCTCAAGGTTGATGCTGGCATCAAGGCTGCCGACCCAACCTTTTCGACTCTCCACGTTGGCCTGCCACGCCTCAGCCTGCAGGATGATGACATTGTTTACTTCCTTGCCAAGATTGACTACCGCCGCCACGCAGCATGGGTGCTTGCTCTTGACATGGGGAACATGCTTGTTAAGGAAGTGGTCCCGTTTGACGCCAACAGGACTCTTGGCTTAGCCAGGTGGTACGATGCAAGTAGGATCTCCGCATATCTCAAACCTGCTCTAG ATCCAAATCGAATACTGAAACGACAAGGGACGCTGTTGCTGAAATCCCCTAGCAAGAAGCATACCGGAGATGATGCCATGCTGATTAATTTGTGA